The proteins below are encoded in one region of Williamwhitmania sp.:
- a CDS encoding glutathione peroxidase, whose translation MKPTLYLIAMLLAGTAANAQTKSFYDFTVKTIDGADYPLSQLKGKKVLVVNTASKCGFTKQYADLQKLYETYGGPDFIIIGFPANNFLSQEPGSNAEIKEFCTKNYGVTFPMMAKISVKGKDIAPLYKWLTSKSENGVMDADVSWNFQKFMIDENGKLVGFADPKDVPFSDKIVSWITGDKK comes from the coding sequence ATGAAACCAACGCTTTATTTAATTGCCATGTTGTTAGCAGGAACTGCTGCCAATGCGCAAACCAAATCGTTTTACGATTTTACCGTTAAAACCATTGATGGAGCCGACTACCCGCTTTCACAGCTTAAGGGAAAAAAGGTGCTCGTTGTTAATACTGCATCCAAATGTGGATTCACTAAACAGTACGCCGATCTACAGAAGCTTTATGAAACCTATGGTGGTCCCGATTTTATTATTATTGGCTTCCCAGCCAATAATTTCTTGAGTCAAGAGCCAGGTAGCAATGCTGAAATTAAAGAGTTTTGCACTAAGAACTATGGTGTTACTTTTCCTATGATGGCGAAAATTTCAGTGAAGGGAAAGGATATTGCTCCTCTTTACAAGTGGCTTACCTCGAAAAGCGAGAATGGGGTTATGGATGCTGATGTCAGTTGGAATTTTCAAAAGTTTATGATTGATGAAAACGGCAAACTAGTTGGTTTTGCAGACCCAAAGGATGTTCCTTTTTCCGACAAAATAGTTAGTTGGATCACGGGTGATAAGAAATAG
- a CDS encoding tetratricopeptide repeat protein → MKQLIVTMGLCLFAIVSYGQHSTDSLWSQANIDYQKGNYSEAEAKYQTILNQGFQSADLYFNLGNAQFKQRKLAQSIISYKRALRLSPSNSDYKYNLELARLQVVDKIDAIPQFFLSSWFSGFKSLFGPNGWARIAMVLFFLFCAAALLSRFGMSISSKRIGFWGTIGLLILFGVSITISFAERSKMNNHNEAVVLSPVVTIKSSPDNSGKDLFILHEGSIVTITDSLSSWYEIHISDGNKGWVLSEDIEKI, encoded by the coding sequence ATGAAACAGTTAATAGTTACCATGGGGTTGTGCTTGTTTGCTATAGTGTCTTATGGCCAACATTCAACCGATTCGCTTTGGAGTCAGGCCAATATTGACTATCAGAAGGGGAACTATTCTGAGGCGGAAGCAAAGTATCAAACAATATTAAACCAGGGATTTCAATCTGCTGATTTGTATTTCAATCTAGGAAATGCTCAGTTTAAACAGCGAAAACTTGCTCAATCGATTATTTCCTACAAGAGAGCTCTTCGTTTATCACCCTCCAATAGCGACTACAAGTATAACCTAGAGTTAGCTCGATTACAAGTGGTTGATAAAATCGATGCTATCCCGCAATTTTTTCTCAGCAGTTGGTTTTCTGGTTTTAAGAGTTTGTTCGGACCAAACGGCTGGGCTAGAATTGCAATGGTTTTATTCTTTCTCTTTTGTGCGGCCGCTTTGCTTTCTCGATTTGGGATGAGTATCTCATCTAAGAGAATTGGCTTTTGGGGTACCATTGGGTTATTAATCCTTTTTGGAGTGTCCATTACCATCTCCTTTGCTGAAAGGTCAAAGATGAATAACCATAACGAGGCAGTTGTTCTTTCCCCAGTTGTAACCATTAAAAGTTCTCCTGATAATAGCGGTAAGGACTTATTCATCCTTCACGAGGGATCAATAGTTACAATTACTGACTCTCTATCATCATGGTATGAAATACACATAAGCGACGGTAATAAGGGTTGGGTTTTGTCAGAGGATATTGAAAAAATTTAG